The Musa acuminata AAA Group cultivar baxijiao chromosome BXJ1-3, Cavendish_Baxijiao_AAA, whole genome shotgun sequence genome window below encodes:
- the LOC135617411 gene encoding probable nucleoside diphosphate kinase 5 isoform X1: MRQISVFLLHLLVILFLQSLSYAALEKERTLAMIKPDGICGNFTNQIKQVILQSGFVIVHEMMLQLDVRNVTLFYSEHSEKSFFPNLVGYMTSGPVLVMVIEKINAIADWRALIGPTDAGKAKASHPNSIRAMCGSNSERNCVHGSDSPQSAAREISFFFGEISPGVILHDEL, translated from the exons ATGCGGCAGATCTCGGTCttccttctccacctcctcgtcATCCTCTTCCTTCA GTCTCTGAGCTATGCAGCTTTGGAAAAGGAGAGAACTTTGGCTATGATAAAACCAGATGGAATCTGTGGTAACTTCACGAACCAGATAAAGCAGGTTATTTTGCAATCTGGATTTGTCATAGTCCATGAGATGATGCTCCAGCTTGATGTGAGAAATGTGACACTGTTCTACTCTGAACATTCTGAAAAGAGCttctttccaaatcttgttgGGTATATGACGAG TGGTCCAGTGCTTGTGATGGTTATTGAGAAGATTAATGCTATTGCTGATTGGCGTGCTCTGATTGGACCAACAGATGCGGGAAAAGCTAAAGCTTCCCATCCCAACAG CATTAGGGCCATGTGTGGGTCGAATTCTGAGAGGAATTGTGTTCATGGTTCAGATTCTCCTCAATCAGCTGCAAGAGAAATTTCATTTTTCTTTGGAGAAATATCACCTG GTGTTATCTTGCATGATGAACTATAA
- the LOC135617411 gene encoding probable nucleoside diphosphate kinase 5 isoform X2, which translates to MRQISVFLLHLLVILFLQSLSYAALEKERTLAMIKPDGICGNFTNQIKQVILQSGFVIVHEMMLQLDVRNVTLFYSEHSEKSFFPNLVGYMTSGPVLVMVIEKINAIADWRALIGPTDAGKAKASHPNSNEVVAPINFISECNEAEK; encoded by the exons ATGCGGCAGATCTCGGTCttccttctccacctcctcgtcATCCTCTTCCTTCA GTCTCTGAGCTATGCAGCTTTGGAAAAGGAGAGAACTTTGGCTATGATAAAACCAGATGGAATCTGTGGTAACTTCACGAACCAGATAAAGCAGGTTATTTTGCAATCTGGATTTGTCATAGTCCATGAGATGATGCTCCAGCTTGATGTGAGAAATGTGACACTGTTCTACTCTGAACATTCTGAAAAGAGCttctttccaaatcttgttgGGTATATGACGAG TGGTCCAGTGCTTGTGATGGTTATTGAGAAGATTAATGCTATTGCTGATTGGCGTGCTCTGATTGGACCAACAGATGCGGGAAAAGCTAAAGCTTCCCATCCCAACAG CAACGAAGTGGTAGCACCCATCAACTTCATTTCAGAGTGTAATGAAGCAGAAAAATAG
- the LOC135617415 gene encoding uncharacterized protein LOC135617415 — MSDDVRGGEARPEVVSAVCECCGLTEECTPAYVEAVRGRFSGRWVCGLCGEAVEDEIGRAGRRMSTEEALVRHTSFSESFRAARPPVNTAEPMIAALRQLFRRSLDSPRATRSTPTSPRRGTVKDDGSDSTRSSLARSSSCLSTAAR, encoded by the coding sequence ATGTCGGACGATGTGCGGGGCGGCGAGGCGAGGCCGGAGGTGGTGTCGGCGGTGTGCGAGTGTTGCGGGCTGACGGAGGAGTGCACGCCGGCGTACGTCGAGGCGGTCCGGGGCCGGTTCAGCGGGCGGTGGGTGTGCGGCCTCTGCGGCGAGGCCGTGGAGGACGAGATCGGCCGCGCGGGGCGGCGGATGTCCACGGAGGAGGCGCTCGTCCGCCACACGAGCTTCTCCGAGAGCTTCCGCGCCGCGCGGCCACCCGTCAACACCGCCGAGCCCATGATCGCCGCCTTGCGGCAGCTCTTCCGCCGCAGCCTCGACTCGCCCCGGGCGACGCGGTCAACACCAACCAGCCCTCGCAGGGGGACGGTGAAGGACGACGGCAGCGACTCCACCCGCAGCTCACTCGCGCGGTCGAGCAGCTGCCTCTCTACTGCGGCCCGGTGA